Genomic window (Planococcus sp. MSAK28401):
AATCTGGAGCGTTCAGTAGCGTTTCAACTTCATTTCGCAAATAGTCTCGCACTGCCGATAAATCTTTTTTCACAAAATCTGCTTCCGGACGATCCGATTGATAAGCTTCTGCTGCTTGCTGAATAACTGCCGTGAACTGTTCCGGTAAATTCTCCTGTCCCCATCTCCCCGCCTCTTGCTTCGAGGAAACTTTGCCTTCTTTTACATACCAATACACACGAACTAAATTCAATGTGCAATACACTGGCTTTTCGTGAATATTTTCCAAGCAGTCTTCATAGTCTTCCAAAATAGAAGCCAAGTAGTCCTGTTGGGGGATACTCGGAAAAACTTCTTCAATCGGACGCCCCGCCAGGCAAATGCCGCGATGCTTTAAAATCATGAAATGCGCAGCCAAATCGCCATCGGTCTTTTCTTCATTATTTATGTACTTGTTTAACTCAGTCTCATAGCGCTCACGCCAATACTCACTGAAATGAAAATCATACGGCGTTGGGTGACTCCAGCTTTCTAATTGCTCGAGAGTCAATGAACTGATCTCAATTGGGAAAGGCTTGCTGGATTTCTCGAGAAAGAAATGCGCCAATTGCTGCTTATGATGCATAGATAAGGGCCGCTCTGTCACCAACAGCAAGTCGATATCGCTTCTGTGTGGATTGAACCCGCCCATTGCCAGGGAACCGTGCAAATACATCCCCACTGGCGGTTGTTCGATCATAT
Coding sequences:
- a CDS encoding aminoglycoside adenylyltransferase domain-containing protein: MSYDWSNCPQELKNFIADLMDGVNDMIEQPPVGMYLHGSLAMGGFNPHRSDIDLLLVTERPLSMHHKQQLAHFFLEKSSKPFPIEISSLTLEQLESWSHPTPYDFHFSEYWRERYETELNKYINNEEKTDGDLAAHFMILKHRGICLAGRPIEEVFPSIPQQDYLASILEDYEDCLENIHEKPVYCTLNLVRVYWYVKEGKVSSKQEAGRWGQENLPEQFTAVIQQAAEAYQSDRPEADFVKKDLSAVRDYLRNEVETLLNAPD